Proteins found in one Leguminivora glycinivorella isolate SPB_JAAS2020 chromosome 22, LegGlyc_1.1, whole genome shotgun sequence genomic segment:
- the LOC125237720 gene encoding zinc finger protein 678-like isoform X2 → MSLATSVEAGMACVKSEPGEVCVKTELGEACVKTESGEACAEEEREREDSARGVSAAAARAGLYTGHEVKDELVLGPEEWHRPQVARTQAVSSAELPAPPRRTRPPCARPAPAPAPAPPQRAMTCSVRLERRAVQSTTRHKPYTGDDCGKRFTGNSERTHSPSQPPLAVMRQLAMTCSVRLERLRDQSENQTYTCDNCGESYKNKSNLTKHIQSLHLSGPELFACDFCKSTFQNKLLVAEHEKSAHGVTNFMCAECEYTTMYKKELRTHLKSHSVDKPLHCSHCSHTSRCKKDLQDHYRIHLGVKSSDGDLEYDQNQSLQNHVMADTGHNVFKCSDCNYTTRRREHLQVHQMLHTWKNKVYVCDKCDYRSRWKKHLELHQAVHNEEKLYKCSDCDYKCHQKAQLRRHYRIHTSEKPFHCSECDYKCKHKHHLQTHLLIHSGVKPFKCSICDYRCRQKENLLAHQRTHTGDKPYRCDDCDYKCRRKTNLQRHRQTVHTVKVYQCGTCNYKCHQIVDLRNHRRIHPAEEQYKCSLCDYWCWDKANLRRHKRVHSDEKPYACHHCKYSSRCKRTLRKHLKTRHLKLYQSVHKEEKLYKCSDCEYKCRQKSHLRNHYRIHTGADRNRTCELTRGRTQARNVTGAMTVITNAVGKDTYKDTVRQYIRSKYLQYNLDNPALRWSETSNNPALK, encoded by the exons ATGTCACTAGCTACATCAGTGGAGGCAGGGATGGCTTGTGTTAAGTCAGAGCCTGGAGAGGTGTGTGTGAAGACAGAGCTCGGAGAGGCGTGTGTGAAGACGGAGTCCGGAGAGGCGTGTGCGGAGGAGGAGCGGGAGCGCGAGGACAGCGCGCGCGGAGTGAGCGCGGCGGCCGCGCGGGCCGGGCTGTACACCGGCCACGAGGTCAAGGACGAGCTCGTGCTGGGCCCCGAGGAGTGGCACCGCCCGCAAGTTGCTAGGACACAAG CTGTCTCGAGCGCGGAGCTGCCTGCCCCCCCGCGCCGCACCCGCCCGCCCTGCGCCcgccccgcgcccgcgccggcccCCGCACCCCCGCAGCGAGCCATGACTTGCTCCGTGAGGCTCGAGCGCCGAGCCGTACAAAGCACTACACGACACAAACCATACACTGGCGACGACTGCGGCAAACGTTTCACCGGCAACTCTGAACGCACACACTCGCCGTCGCAGCCTCCGTTAGCAGTCATGCGACAGCTCGCGATGACTTGCTCCGTGAGACTCGAGCGCCTTCGCGATCAAAGTGAAAATCAAACATACACCTGTGATAACTGCGGCGAaagttataaaaacaaatctaatTTAACAAAACACATTCAAAGTCTGCACTTGTCGGGGCCTGAACTCTTTGCCTGTGATTTTTGTAAATCTACATTTCAAAATAAGTTACTGGTAGCAGAGCACGAGAAAAGCGCACACGGTGTTACTAATTTTATGTGTGCCGAATGCGAGTATACAACAATGTACAAGAAAGAATTGCGTACTCATTTAAAGAGTCACTCTGTGGACAAACCTTTGCATTGTAGTCACTGCAGTCACACAAGTCGATGTAAAAAAGATTTACAAGATCACTACAGGATACACTTAGGTGTAAAGTCTAGTGATGGTGATTTAGAATACGATCAAAACCAAAGCCTACAGAATCATGTAATGGCAGATACTGGACATAATGTATTTAAATGTAGCGATTGCAACTACACGACTCGGCGGAGGGAGCACCTACAAGTTCACCAAATGTTACACACATGGAAAAATAAAGTGTATGTGTGTGACAAGTGTGATTACAGAAGCCGGTGGAAAAAGCACTTAGAATTGCACCAGGCGGTACACAACGAGGAGAAGCTATATAAATGTAGTGATTGCGATTACAAATGCCATCAAAAAGCACAACTACGAAGACACTATAGGATACACACTAGTGAGAAACCGTTTCATTGCAGTGAATGTGATTATAAATGTAAACACAAACATCACTTACAGACACACCTGTTAATACACTCTGGAGTGAAACCATTTAAATGCAGTATTTGCGACTACAGGTGCAGACAGAAAGAGAACCTGCTAGCTCACCAGAGGACGCACACAGGCGACAAACCTTACCGGTGCGATGACTGTGATTACAAATGCAGACGGAAAACAAACTTACAAAGACACCGTCAGACTGTACATACTGTCAAAGTATATCAATGTGGTACTTGCAACTACAAGTGTCATCAGATTGTAGACTTGCGCAATCACCGAAGGATACATCCAGCAGAGGAGCAATACAAATGTAGTCTTTGCGACTACTGGTGTTGGGACAAAGCTAATTTACGCAGGCACAAGAGAGTGCACTCCGATGAGAAGCCTTACGCGTGTCACCACTGCAAGTACTCGAGTCGGTGTAAACGCACGTTGCGAAAACACTTAAAGACACGGCATTTAAAATTGTACCAGTCGGTACACAAGGAGGAAAAACTATACAAATGTAGCGACTGCGAATACAAATGCCGACAAAAATCACACCTACGAAATCAC TATAGGATACACACTG GTGCAGACAGAAACAGAACCTGCGAGCTCACCAGAGGACGCACACAGGCGAGAAACGTTACCGGTGCGATGACTGTGATTACAAATGCAGTCGGAAAAGATACTTACAAAGACACCGTCAGACAGTACATAAGGTCAAAGTACCTACAGTACAATCTCGATAATCCGGCACTTCGGTGGTCCGAGACGTCCAATAATCCGGCATTAAAATAG
- the LOC125237720 gene encoding zinc finger protein 665-like isoform X1: MSLATSVEAGMACVKSEPGEVCVKTELGEACVKTESGEACAEEEREREDSARGVSAAAARAGLYTGHEVKDELVLGPEEWHRPQVARTQAVSSAELPAPPRRTRPPCARPAPAPAPAPPQRAMTCSVRLERRAVQSTTRHKPYTGDDCGKRFTGNSERTHSPSQPPLAVMRQLAMTCSVRLERLRDQSENQTYTCDNCGESYKNKSNLTKHIQSLHLSGPELFACDFCKSTFQNKLLVAEHEKSAHGVTNFMCAECEYTTMYKKELRTHLKSHSVDKPLHCSHCSHTSRCKKDLQDHYRIHLGVKSSDGDLEYDQNQSLQNHVMADTGHNVFKCSDCNYTTRRREHLQVHQMLHTWKNKVYVCDKCDYRSRWKKHLELHQAVHNEEKLYKCSDCDYKCHQKAQLRRHYRIHTSEKPFHCSECDYKCKHKHHLQTHLLIHSGVKPFKCSICDYRCRQKENLLAHQRTHTGDKPYRCDDCDYKCRRKTNLQRHRQTVHTVKVYQCGTCNYKCHQIVDLRNHRRIHPAEEQYKCSLCDYWCWDKANLRRHKRVHSDEKPYACHHCKYSSRCKRTLRKHLKTRHLKLYQSVHKEEKLYKCSDCEYKCRQKSHLRNHYRIHTGEKPFHCSECDYKCKHKHHLQTHLLIHSGAKPFKCSVCDYRCRQKQNLRAHQRTHTGEKRYRCDDCDYKCSRKRYLQRHRQTVHKVKVPTVQSR; this comes from the exons ATGTCACTAGCTACATCAGTGGAGGCAGGGATGGCTTGTGTTAAGTCAGAGCCTGGAGAGGTGTGTGTGAAGACAGAGCTCGGAGAGGCGTGTGTGAAGACGGAGTCCGGAGAGGCGTGTGCGGAGGAGGAGCGGGAGCGCGAGGACAGCGCGCGCGGAGTGAGCGCGGCGGCCGCGCGGGCCGGGCTGTACACCGGCCACGAGGTCAAGGACGAGCTCGTGCTGGGCCCCGAGGAGTGGCACCGCCCGCAAGTTGCTAGGACACAAG CTGTCTCGAGCGCGGAGCTGCCTGCCCCCCCGCGCCGCACCCGCCCGCCCTGCGCCcgccccgcgcccgcgccggcccCCGCACCCCCGCAGCGAGCCATGACTTGCTCCGTGAGGCTCGAGCGCCGAGCCGTACAAAGCACTACACGACACAAACCATACACTGGCGACGACTGCGGCAAACGTTTCACCGGCAACTCTGAACGCACACACTCGCCGTCGCAGCCTCCGTTAGCAGTCATGCGACAGCTCGCGATGACTTGCTCCGTGAGACTCGAGCGCCTTCGCGATCAAAGTGAAAATCAAACATACACCTGTGATAACTGCGGCGAaagttataaaaacaaatctaatTTAACAAAACACATTCAAAGTCTGCACTTGTCGGGGCCTGAACTCTTTGCCTGTGATTTTTGTAAATCTACATTTCAAAATAAGTTACTGGTAGCAGAGCACGAGAAAAGCGCACACGGTGTTACTAATTTTATGTGTGCCGAATGCGAGTATACAACAATGTACAAGAAAGAATTGCGTACTCATTTAAAGAGTCACTCTGTGGACAAACCTTTGCATTGTAGTCACTGCAGTCACACAAGTCGATGTAAAAAAGATTTACAAGATCACTACAGGATACACTTAGGTGTAAAGTCTAGTGATGGTGATTTAGAATACGATCAAAACCAAAGCCTACAGAATCATGTAATGGCAGATACTGGACATAATGTATTTAAATGTAGCGATTGCAACTACACGACTCGGCGGAGGGAGCACCTACAAGTTCACCAAATGTTACACACATGGAAAAATAAAGTGTATGTGTGTGACAAGTGTGATTACAGAAGCCGGTGGAAAAAGCACTTAGAATTGCACCAGGCGGTACACAACGAGGAGAAGCTATATAAATGTAGTGATTGCGATTACAAATGCCATCAAAAAGCACAACTACGAAGACACTATAGGATACACACTAGTGAGAAACCGTTTCATTGCAGTGAATGTGATTATAAATGTAAACACAAACATCACTTACAGACACACCTGTTAATACACTCTGGAGTGAAACCATTTAAATGCAGTATTTGCGACTACAGGTGCAGACAGAAAGAGAACCTGCTAGCTCACCAGAGGACGCACACAGGCGACAAACCTTACCGGTGCGATGACTGTGATTACAAATGCAGACGGAAAACAAACTTACAAAGACACCGTCAGACTGTACATACTGTCAAAGTATATCAATGTGGTACTTGCAACTACAAGTGTCATCAGATTGTAGACTTGCGCAATCACCGAAGGATACATCCAGCAGAGGAGCAATACAAATGTAGTCTTTGCGACTACTGGTGTTGGGACAAAGCTAATTTACGCAGGCACAAGAGAGTGCACTCCGATGAGAAGCCTTACGCGTGTCACCACTGCAAGTACTCGAGTCGGTGTAAACGCACGTTGCGAAAACACTTAAAGACACGGCATTTAAAATTGTACCAGTCGGTACACAAGGAGGAAAAACTATACAAATGTAGCGACTGCGAATACAAATGCCGACAAAAATCACACCTACGAAATCAC TATAGGATACACACTGGTGAGAAACCGTTTCATTGTAGTGAATGTGATTATAAATGTAAACACAAACATCACTTACAGACACACCTGTTGATACACTCTGGAGCGAAACCATTTAAATGCAGTGTTTGTGACTACAGGTGCAGACAGAAACAGAACCTGCGAGCTCACCAGAGGACGCACACAGGCGAGAAACGTTACCGGTGCGATGACTGTGATTACAAATGCAGTCGGAAAAGATACTTACAAAGACACCGTCAGACAGTACATAAGGTCAAAGTACCTACAGTACAATCTCGATAA
- the LOC125237720 gene encoding uncharacterized protein LOC125237720 isoform X3 encodes MSLATSVEAGMACVKSEPGEVCVKTELGEACVKTESGEACAEEEREREDSARGVSAAAARAGLYTGHEVKDELVLGPEEWHRPQVARTQGNLYSNSINFIMSMILS; translated from the coding sequence ATGTCACTAGCTACATCAGTGGAGGCAGGGATGGCTTGTGTTAAGTCAGAGCCTGGAGAGGTGTGTGTGAAGACAGAGCTCGGAGAGGCGTGTGTGAAGACGGAGTCCGGAGAGGCGTGTGCGGAGGAGGAGCGGGAGCGCGAGGACAGCGCGCGCGGAGTGAGCGCGGCGGCCGCGCGGGCCGGGCTGTACACCGGCCACGAGGTCAAGGACGAGCTCGTGCTGGGCCCCGAGGAGTGGCACCGCCCGCAAGTTGCTAGGACACAAGGTAATTTATACAGTAACAGTATCAATTTTATTATGAGTATGATACTATCATAG